The Alkalihalophilus pseudofirmus nucleotide sequence GATTAAACCGAGTAGAATCAAAGCGCCAGCCTGGATCAGCGTTTAAGCCACTAGCTGTATTTGCACCAGCACTTGAAGAGGGAGATTATGGACCATACTCAATGCTTCGTGATGAACCGCTCACATACGGTGATTATTCTCCGCGCAACCTAAATGGGGAATACAGCGGGCAAATAACAATGTATGATGCGATTACGAACTCTACGAATGCGCCAGCCGTTTGGTTATTAAATGAGCTTGGTGTTAAAGAGTCTACTCGTTTTCTAGAACATTTAGGGTTAGATATCCCTGATAAAGGCTTATCGATTGCACTTGGCGGCTTAGAAGAGGGGGTTACCCCGCTTGAGATGGCTAAAGCGTACCGAGTATTTGCAGGGAATGGAAAGGTAGTCGACCCTTATTTCATCTCGGAAATCTATGATCGTAATGGAGAACTTGTCGGGCGGGCAAATCAAACGGAAACGGAAGTCATCTCACCTCAAACTGCTTGGTACATGACGAGGATGCTGGAATCTGTCGTAAAAGAGGGTACAGCTAGAAGCGGGAATGTGGAAACACCTTTAGCAGGGAAAACAGGTACAACCACTTTCCCTGGGGTAGAAGGAGGAACGATGGATGCCTGGTTTGTCGGATACACTCCTACTGTAGTTGGCTCGGTGTGGATGGGATATGACACCACTACGACAGATCAATACTTACTAGGCGGCAGTTCCTATCCAACAGTTATGATGAAGGATATTATAAATGATTTGGACGATCCGTTGAAAAATGTTGCCTTTAAAAAGCCAGATCAAGCAGAAGAGCTTCTGCCGCCAGTAAGGTTAGCCCAAGTAGAGGATTTATCGGCTAAACTGCAAATGGGCGGCGGCGGTCTGATGAGTGTAGAACTTGATTGGACAGGCTCTGATGATGAACGCGTGTATTATCATGTCTATGAGATTTATAAAGGAGAGCGTGAGAGGCTTGCGACAGTGAGAGGAAACAGCGAATACATTGTCAGCCGCTTTAATCCTTTTTCAACTAAACAATATGAGGTCACTCCCGTAGATTCTGTGACGAATCAAGAAGGAGATCCATCGAACAGAGCGGAAGCTGAATTTAATTTTGGGTTTGGATTTTAATGTGAATTAGAACGCTAAAAAAGAATGGCTGATCTTTAGGCCATTCTTTTTTCATGAAAATGCTTGAAACAGGCAAGCAAATAGCATCATTTAGACAAAAACATTCATCAATTTTATGACAGTTTCAAAGGATGGCTATACACTGCGTTGTATGGTCATTATAGTAAAAGAGGTAGAAAACATGATTTTTTGTACGGATTCGATTAAACTAATACATAGTGAACTTTGAGAAAGGTGTGGCAAGATGACTCAACCAACATTTAACGATACGTTTTTAAAAGCCTGTAGAGGAGAGGCGCACGACCATGTACCTGTATGGTATATGAGACAAGCAGGGCGCTCGCAGCCAGAGTACCGTAAAATTAAAGAAAAATATTCTCTTTTTGAAATTACTCATCAGCCAGAGTTATGTGCTTATGTTACTAAACTCCCAGTTGATCAATATAACAACGATGCGGCGATTTTATATAAAGACATTATGACTCCGCTTCCTGCAATCGGAGTAGATGTGGAAATTAAATCTGGCATTGGTCCGGTTATTGATAATCCGATTCGCTCAAAAGGCGACGTTGAAAAGTTAGGCATGATTAATCCAGAAGAGGATGTACCTTATGTACTTGATACGATTAAGCTTCTTCGTGAGCAATTAACCGTGCCGTTAATCAGTTTTGGAGGGGCGCCGTTTACGCTTGCGAGCTATATGATCGAAGGCGGTCCATCAAAGAATTACAATAAGACAAAAGCATTTATGTATGCAGAGCCCGAGGCTTGGCATATGTTAATGGACAAGCTTGGTGATGTCACAATCACGTATGTGAAATCACAAATTGCAGCGGGTGCACAAGCAATCCAGATTTTCGATTCATGGGTGGGAGCTCTAAATGTTGCTGACTACCGTGCATTCGTCAAACCTGTGATGACCCGTATTTTCACAGAACTAAGAAAAGAAAATGTTCCTTTAATTATGTTCGGTGTAGGTGCAAGCCACTTAGCAAATGAATGGAATGACCTGCCGCTAGATGTTGTAGGACTTGATTGGCGCTTATCTGTTAATGAAGCTCGTGAGCGCGGCATCCAAAAAACGGTTCAAGGAAATTTAGATCCAGCGATTCTTCTTGCTCCTTGGAATGTAATTGAAGAGCGTGCGAAAGCGATTCTTGACCAAGGTATGCAGTCTGATAACTTTATCTTTAACCTAG carries:
- the hemE gene encoding uroporphyrinogen decarboxylase — encoded protein: MTQPTFNDTFLKACRGEAHDHVPVWYMRQAGRSQPEYRKIKEKYSLFEITHQPELCAYVTKLPVDQYNNDAAILYKDIMTPLPAIGVDVEIKSGIGPVIDNPIRSKGDVEKLGMINPEEDVPYVLDTIKLLREQLTVPLISFGGAPFTLASYMIEGGPSKNYNKTKAFMYAEPEAWHMLMDKLGDVTITYVKSQIAAGAQAIQIFDSWVGALNVADYRAFVKPVMTRIFTELRKENVPLIMFGVGASHLANEWNDLPLDVVGLDWRLSVNEARERGIQKTVQGNLDPAILLAPWNVIEERAKAILDQGMQSDNFIFNLGHGVFPEVNPDTLRRLTAFVHEYSAKHSR
- a CDS encoding transglycosylase domain-containing protein, coding for MLLKRISFAIIVVLSTVLIGLVGYLVILLAGNFAVDNEKLVMSATTSLVDEEGELLTKLYIENREIVSIDDIPDHVEQAFVAIEDARFYEHQGIDFRAIGRAVYRDILAGAKVEGGSTITQQLAKNVFLSNEKTWLRKTKEVMIAMNLERKYSKDEILEMYLNRIYFGHGAYGVQAASKLYFNKPVSELTVDEGALLAGLPKAPNSYSPISNPERSKQRRDVVLSVMEQRGYITAEESVRYKGRTIAVDHNKITENEAFLTYIDMVLEEAERKYQLSSQEVLSGGYKIVVPMNQKLQQSAFERLQNDDYFPDGNEGAEAAAVFMDVETGGVLAAQGGREYVRRGLNRVESKRQPGSAFKPLAVFAPALEEGDYGPYSMLRDEPLTYGDYSPRNLNGEYSGQITMYDAITNSTNAPAVWLLNELGVKESTRFLEHLGLDIPDKGLSIALGGLEEGVTPLEMAKAYRVFAGNGKVVDPYFISEIYDRNGELVGRANQTETEVISPQTAWYMTRMLESVVKEGTARSGNVETPLAGKTGTTTFPGVEGGTMDAWFVGYTPTVVGSVWMGYDTTTTDQYLLGGSSYPTVMMKDIINDLDDPLKNVAFKKPDQAEELLPPVRLAQVEDLSAKLQMGGGGLMSVELDWTGSDDERVYYHVYEIYKGERERLATVRGNSEYIVSRFNPFSTKQYEVTPVDSVTNQEGDPSNRAEAEFNFGFGF